A region of Chlorogloeopsis sp. ULAP01 DNA encodes the following proteins:
- a CDS encoding alpha-amylase family glycosyl hydrolase, giving the protein MVANPPSQTSEAQYKVENPTAEVEAIIQSPKPDSDIDLEFLYTRDIEFRQETIYFLVVDRFFDGDPNNSEGPNPELYDPNAQDWGKYWGGDLQGVIDKLDYLKNMGVTAIWLTPLFEQVEQLFIQSAAIHGYWTKDFKRLNPRFIAADDDPSLNNTQETRNTVFDRLIEELHKRKMKLVLDIVCNHSSPDTGGCKGELYDDGVKIADFNDDKDYWYHHYGEVSNWEDEWQVQNCELSGLATFNENNVQYRNYIKSAIKQWLDRGVDALRVDTVKHMPIWFWQEFTGEMYNHKPDVFIFGEWIYSNPGDDRAVEFTNNSGMTILDFGLCMAIRQALAAYDDKGFYLVQNVLDEDYRYNGATELITFIDNHDMHRFLTVNPDHDILRLAVILLMTTRGIPCLFYGTEQYLHNDTNGDRNIYGNNDPYNRPMMESWDSDTPIYRDIRKLSGLRRLNPAISMGSQWQKYITPDVYCYVRRYRESRCFVALNRGDAVTLDVVDTELPDREHTCLLTGRKFEVQDGKIYNLELAPKEAIAISHVGERVKGQTIVRVQLNGVCTQPGETIVVIGDCPELGNWDIGKAHPLEYINSNTWFGEIPFNESAGKLINYKYAMLREGRSPLRENLVSRRWVIASEGTVKWRDTWASGRES; this is encoded by the coding sequence ATGGTAGCAAATCCTCCATCTCAAACTTCAGAAGCTCAATATAAAGTAGAAAATCCAACAGCAGAAGTAGAAGCAATTATTCAATCACCAAAACCAGATTCAGATATTGATTTAGAATTTCTTTACACCAGAGATATTGAGTTTCGCCAAGAAACAATCTATTTTCTTGTAGTAGATCGCTTTTTTGATGGCGATCCAAATAACAGTGAAGGCCCCAATCCTGAACTTTACGATCCAAATGCCCAAGATTGGGGCAAGTACTGGGGTGGAGACTTGCAAGGAGTAATTGACAAACTAGATTATCTCAAAAATATGGGAGTGACTGCAATTTGGCTAACCCCCTTATTTGAGCAAGTTGAGCAATTATTTATTCAAAGTGCTGCTATTCATGGTTACTGGACAAAAGATTTTAAACGCTTAAATCCTCGCTTTATTGCTGCTGATGACGATCCTTCTCTCAATAACACTCAAGAAACCAGAAACACTGTTTTTGATCGCCTAATTGAGGAATTGCACAAGCGCAAAATGAAGCTAGTGCTAGATATTGTCTGCAACCACAGCAGCCCAGACACAGGCGGTTGTAAGGGTGAATTGTACGATGATGGAGTCAAAATTGCTGACTTCAATGATGATAAAGACTATTGGTATCATCACTACGGCGAAGTTAGCAATTGGGAAGATGAGTGGCAAGTTCAAAACTGTGAACTTTCAGGATTAGCCACTTTTAACGAAAACAATGTTCAGTACCGCAACTATATTAAATCTGCAATTAAGCAGTGGTTGGATCGGGGTGTGGATGCACTGCGGGTGGATACAGTCAAGCATATGCCTATTTGGTTTTGGCAAGAGTTTACAGGCGAGATGTACAACCACAAGCCAGATGTCTTCATTTTTGGGGAATGGATTTACAGCAACCCCGGAGACGATCGCGCGGTTGAATTCACCAACAATTCTGGGATGACAATTCTTGACTTTGGGTTGTGCATGGCAATTCGGCAAGCTTTAGCAGCCTATGATGATAAAGGATTTTATTTAGTTCAGAATGTATTGGATGAAGACTATCGCTACAACGGTGCGACAGAACTAATCACCTTTATCGATAACCACGATATGCACCGCTTTTTAACTGTCAACCCCGACCATGATATTTTACGCTTGGCAGTGATTTTGTTGATGACGACTCGTGGAATTCCCTGCCTGTTTTATGGTACGGAACAATATCTGCATAATGATACCAATGGCGATCGCAATATTTACGGCAATAACGATCCCTACAATCGTCCGATGATGGAAAGTTGGGATAGCGATACTCCTATCTATCGAGATATACGCAAGCTTTCGGGATTGCGCCGTCTCAACCCAGCCATCTCAATGGGCAGTCAGTGGCAAAAATATATTACCCCAGATGTTTATTGCTACGTGCGCCGCTATCGTGAGTCCCGTTGTTTTGTGGCTTTAAACAGAGGTGATGCCGTGACTCTAGACGTAGTAGATACAGAATTGCCAGATCGAGAACATACTTGCTTGTTGACAGGGCGCAAATTTGAAGTCCAAGATGGGAAAATTTATAACCTAGAACTTGCTCCCAAAGAAGCGATCGCAATTAGCCATGTTGGGGAACGCGTCAAAGGACAAACAATTGTCAGAGTACAATTAAATGGCGTCTGCACCCAACCTGGAGAAACAATTGTTGTGATTGGAGATTGTCCCGAACTCGGTAATTGGGATATTGGCAAAGCACATCCCCTAGAATACATCAACTCTAACACCTGGTTTGGCGAAATTCCCTTCAACGAAAGTGCTGGTAAGTTGATCAATTATAAATACGCTATGTTACGAGAAGGGCGTTCTCCCCTGCGGGAAAACCTTGTTTCTCGTCGTTGGGTAATTGCTAGCGAAGGTACTGTTAAATGGCGTGACACTTGGGCATCTGGAAGAGAATCTTAG
- a CDS encoding glutathione peroxidase, which yields MLSNREGEKVPNVTFRVRQNDQWVNVTTDELFKGKTVIVFALPGAFTPTCSSTHVPGYNQLAKTFRENGVDDIVCISVNDSFVMNEWAKNQEADSICFIPDGNCEFTEQMGMLVDKSDLGFGKRSWRYSMLVKDGTIEKMFIEPEEPGDPFKVSDAETMLKYINPSAVKPNLISLFTKPGCPYCARAKQMLKEHSFDYEEIVLGKDATTRSLQAITGASTVPQVFIDGKLIGGSEALADYLNGK from the coding sequence ATGTTGTCAAACCGCGAAGGAGAAAAAGTACCCAACGTTACCTTCCGCGTGCGTCAGAACGATCAGTGGGTGAATGTAACAACTGACGAGTTATTTAAAGGCAAAACCGTAATAGTTTTTGCTTTGCCAGGAGCCTTTACTCCTACCTGCTCTTCAACTCATGTTCCTGGCTATAACCAGTTGGCAAAGACTTTTAGGGAAAATGGTGTAGATGATATCGTCTGCATTTCTGTGAACGATTCCTTTGTGATGAATGAATGGGCAAAGAATCAAGAAGCAGATAGCATCTGTTTTATTCCAGATGGCAATTGTGAATTTACTGAACAAATGGGAATGCTTGTGGATAAGTCAGACTTAGGTTTTGGCAAAAGATCCTGGCGTTATTCCATGTTAGTCAAAGATGGCACAATTGAAAAAATGTTCATTGAGCCAGAAGAACCGGGAGATCCATTTAAAGTATCTGATGCAGAAACAATGCTCAAATACATCAATCCCAGTGCAGTCAAACCAAATTTAATTTCTCTGTTTACAAAGCCTGGTTGCCCTTACTGCGCTCGCGCTAAACAGATGCTGAAGGAACACAGTTTTGATTATGAAGAAATTGTTTTAGGTAAAGATGCAACAACTCGTTCTTTGCAAGCCATAACAGGTGCATCGACGGTTCCACAAGTTTTTATTGACGGCAAACTTATTGGTGGATCTGAGGCTTTAGCAGATTACTTGAATGGTAAGTAG
- a CDS encoding substrate-binding domain-containing protein: MARSPLEKQLLGQANFLFPLSSIKKHMWQKDKKDSSIINLALLLALATTPMTANLTLLEPSLAQSAADVPSFPLPSAVPSDTVVRIDGSSSMVTINQTMKEKFEQQFAGTRVEVTANGTEAALKALQEGTIDIAAIGRGLTPQEKAQGLEQVRLRREKIAIVVGADNPFKGSLTNRQFARIFRGQITNWSQLGGRPGKIRFIDRPATNESREAFRSYPAFRRAKFATGANAIQLTEDNTAEVVRQLGKDGIGYVLANQVSKLKGVRILRIHNTLPQDARYPFSQPFVYVYKKNSSPNVSSFLGFATNSPGKQAVQAAMTAEAEAIRASLAQAESPAPTTAATVPFTATTTPNNVTSSPTTEQTPAAIASPTTITETPTTVTDANTLVDSNQIEQNQTALWWLVLPFLGLGGLLLWLLRRKPKNQTKEAVATSEPTPALEETRSPQMAGVGSASNGNTQIGDSSLLQKVSKISSHQNQVENLTHNHGNAVAGATLLSSKDSQIVERDRTFTEVDETTIKSTPPATPSFTETTGFDLEAPVTVVRNSYTALPEPLYAPSQEIPPTIATENTSREQLSNKGTQTESQRTSVNNDVEVVKDEYPPLPDVWEDISEEKILSTQVITTYAEPPEVPQISSDAQITSQQSQEVDATPPTVAEIPETPDTAFVAEQSNNSGVSLQDLEPSVTVDSSAYRPLPDVWEETPNTTPVTEEQPDVSTMNTSAPELPDLGDDELSMQAQAAEDTILQQVSSPSSNVLEDISQPDNNSETDPTIGPWATIYGIHDNENLNTHLQSSSSNENAQSQYLNVENSIILVPRTPKWAYVSWQVADTAKEMLRQGGGSQFALRLYDVTDIDLSYQTPVLVQQYECEETINDRYVAIPASDRNYMAELGYVTDDSRWLLLARSAIIRVFSRPEKDFWFIADAELIIHGATEPGSSVNVGGHPIKLKPDGTFHLRIPFTDSLIEYVMNATAADSEQTKSIRVKFFQETPIGNSEY, from the coding sequence TTGGCGCGTTCTCCTCTAGAAAAACAGCTATTAGGACAGGCTAATTTTTTGTTTCCTTTATCTTCAATTAAAAAGCATATGTGGCAAAAAGACAAAAAAGATAGTTCCATAATTAATTTAGCGTTATTGCTGGCGTTAGCTACAACTCCAATGACAGCGAATTTGACGCTCCTAGAACCATCATTAGCTCAATCTGCGGCTGATGTACCGTCTTTTCCACTGCCATCAGCAGTACCAAGTGATACAGTAGTGCGGATAGATGGTTCGAGCAGCATGGTTACAATTAACCAAACCATGAAAGAAAAATTTGAGCAACAGTTTGCTGGCACTAGAGTAGAGGTAACAGCTAATGGTACTGAGGCAGCACTGAAAGCTTTACAAGAAGGGACAATTGATATAGCAGCCATTGGTCGTGGTTTGACACCACAAGAGAAAGCTCAAGGTTTAGAGCAAGTGAGATTACGGCGAGAAAAAATTGCGATCGTAGTCGGTGCAGACAATCCCTTTAAAGGCAGCTTGACGAATCGACAATTTGCCAGGATTTTTCGAGGACAAATTACAAATTGGTCACAATTAGGGGGGCGTCCAGGTAAAATTCGATTTATAGATCGCCCAGCCACAAATGAATCCAGAGAAGCTTTTCGTAGTTATCCAGCTTTCAGGAGAGCTAAATTTGCTACAGGTGCAAATGCGATTCAGCTAACTGAGGACAACACCGCCGAAGTTGTCAGACAATTGGGCAAAGACGGTATTGGCTATGTTTTAGCAAATCAGGTATCCAAACTTAAAGGTGTGCGCATTCTCAGGATACATAACACTTTGCCACAAGATGCTAGGTATCCTTTTTCACAACCTTTTGTATACGTTTACAAGAAAAATTCTAGCCCAAACGTGAGTAGTTTTCTGGGTTTTGCTACCAACTCACCTGGAAAGCAAGCTGTGCAGGCTGCGATGACTGCTGAAGCCGAGGCGATCAGAGCCAGCCTAGCTCAAGCAGAATCTCCAGCACCGACAACGGCAGCAACAGTTCCCTTTACTGCGACTACCACACCAAATAACGTCACTAGCTCACCCACTACAGAACAGACTCCAGCTGCAATTGCTTCACCAACAACAATCACTGAAACTCCAACCACTGTAACTGATGCTAATACTCTTGTTGATAGCAATCAAATAGAGCAAAACCAAACAGCACTTTGGTGGTTAGTGTTACCATTTTTAGGCTTAGGCGGATTATTGCTGTGGTTGTTACGAAGAAAACCCAAGAATCAGACAAAAGAGGCTGTTGCAACATCTGAGCCGACTCCCGCCCTCGAAGAAACGCGATCGCCCCAAATGGCAGGTGTTGGTTCTGCTAGCAATGGTAATACTCAGATTGGTGATTCTAGCCTGCTACAAAAAGTATCTAAAATTTCATCTCACCAGAATCAAGTAGAAAACCTTACACACAATCATGGAAATGCCGTAGCAGGAGCAACCCTATTATCGAGCAAAGATTCACAAATAGTAGAGCGCGATCGCACATTTACTGAGGTCGATGAAACTACAATTAAATCAACACCTCCAGCCACACCCTCATTTACTGAGACTACCGGATTTGATTTAGAAGCACCGGTGACAGTTGTCAGAAATTCGTACACAGCACTACCAGAGCCGCTATATGCTCCTTCCCAGGAGATTCCGCCAACGATAGCAACAGAAAATACTTCTAGAGAGCAGCTATCTAACAAAGGAACACAAACCGAATCGCAGAGAACTTCAGTTAATAATGATGTTGAAGTAGTAAAAGATGAATATCCCCCACTTCCAGATGTTTGGGAAGATATATCTGAAGAGAAAATCTTATCAACACAAGTGATAACTACTTATGCAGAACCGCCTGAAGTTCCGCAGATTTCATCAGATGCACAGATAACATCACAACAGTCACAAGAGGTAGATGCTACACCTCCCACAGTGGCTGAAATTCCAGAAACACCAGACACAGCTTTTGTAGCCGAACAGTCAAACAATTCTGGAGTCTCGTTGCAGGATTTAGAGCCTTCAGTCACCGTTGACAGTAGTGCATACCGTCCTTTACCCGATGTTTGGGAAGAAACTCCAAATACTACACCTGTAACTGAAGAACAACCTGATGTTTCAACAATGAATACTTCTGCTCCAGAACTACCCGATCTGGGCGATGATGAATTGAGTATGCAAGCCCAAGCAGCAGAAGATACAATTCTTCAGCAAGTATCTAGCCCTAGTTCCAATGTTTTAGAAGACATATCTCAACCAGATAATAACTCAGAAACAGATCCAACAATTGGACCGTGGGCTACTATTTACGGCATCCATGATAATGAGAATCTAAATACCCATTTGCAAAGTTCCAGCAGCAATGAAAATGCTCAATCCCAATATTTAAATGTTGAGAATAGCATTATTCTTGTGCCTCGTACTCCTAAGTGGGCTTATGTGTCTTGGCAGGTTGCCGATACCGCTAAAGAAATGCTGCGGCAGGGCGGTGGTTCTCAATTTGCATTGCGACTATATGATGTTACTGACATTGATTTGAGTTATCAAACTCCTGTTCTGGTTCAGCAATATGAATGTGAGGAGACAATTAATGATCGCTATGTGGCGATTCCAGCTAGCGATCGCAACTACATGGCAGAACTTGGCTACGTGACTGATGATAGTCGCTGGTTGTTACTTGCCCGTTCAGCTATTATTCGTGTTTTCAGCCGCCCAGAGAAGGATTTCTGGTTCATAGCAGATGCAGAACTGATTATCCACGGGGCAACGGAACCTGGCTCAAGCGTAAATGTTGGTGGTCATCCGATTAAACTGAAACCAGATGGTACTTTCCACTTGCGTATACCTTTCACAGATAGCTTAATCGAATATGTGATGAATGCCACTGCTGCTGATAGCGAACAAACTAAATCGATTCGCGTGAAATTTTTTCAAGAAACTCCAATAGGGAATTCTGAATATTAA
- a CDS encoding DUF928 domain-containing protein has protein sequence MRISLPSVKLVLAVALSSTSFLSNFTWVKAQKPGPISTPSPQPNLNSSPLPASAPIKGRVRVVLPELPPGIGPAPGGRRFGGATRGQCPTVKLPLAALVPLTKQPPSIVNVWGLTTQEYPKLWFYLPYTTNSAYPAEFTMLDDESKDPLYTSAIALPKQAGVIDVPLPTNVSALQVGKRYRWFLNIYCDPQKQSAPIYVEGVIIRTGLNQTLAKQLQKAKPIQQVAIYANNGFWHDALTKLAELRQKNPQNHYLQTEWTNLLTAIGLGELSTMPLIP, from the coding sequence ATGAGGATTAGTTTACCATCGGTCAAACTGGTTTTAGCAGTTGCCCTCAGTAGCACTAGCTTTTTAAGTAATTTTACTTGGGTTAAAGCACAGAAGCCTGGGCCAATTTCAACACCATCTCCTCAACCAAACTTAAATTCATCACCACTACCTGCTTCTGCTCCTATTAAAGGAAGAGTACGTGTTGTATTGCCCGAACTGCCACCAGGAATAGGCCCTGCTCCTGGGGGGCGCAGATTTGGCGGAGCGACAAGGGGACAGTGTCCTACTGTCAAACTGCCTTTAGCTGCCCTAGTACCTTTGACAAAGCAACCACCATCGATAGTCAATGTCTGGGGATTAACTACACAAGAATATCCAAAGTTATGGTTCTACCTACCATACACGACTAACTCTGCCTATCCAGCTGAGTTTACGATGCTAGATGATGAGTCAAAAGATCCGCTCTATACAAGTGCGATCGCTTTACCAAAACAAGCAGGTGTGATAGATGTTCCTTTACCTACTAACGTTTCTGCATTGCAAGTAGGCAAACGATATCGCTGGTTCTTGAATATTTACTGCGATCCTCAAAAACAATCAGCCCCTATTTATGTTGAAGGAGTAATTATACGTACAGGACTCAACCAAACTTTGGCTAAACAACTGCAAAAAGCAAAGCCCATACAGCAAGTCGCTATTTACGCTAACAATGGTTTCTGGCATGACGCTCTCACAAAACTAGCAGAACTGCGTCAAAAAAATCCTCAAAATCACTACCTTCAGACAGAGTGGACAAATTTGTTAACAGCGATCGGCTTGGGTGAGTTGTCAACTATGCCTTTAATTCCTTGA
- a CDS encoding CHASE2 domain-containing protein, producing MGKLVVLKFSDGSFEEGFAVTLQIGTEGELPSSEIAGKLPPATELLQKYREWQSSYLKMGNRYRLSADKVQVTNVSIVQDCDQTAYTLRSHLNSWLLAPEFRPVREKWLEQLLPTDEVRVILQTDNRDLQRLPWHLWDVMERYRKAEIAIAPLRYERIASKKTFNHKVNILAIIGNSQGINTQRDKALLEALPAAEVSFLVEPQRKELNDFLWQKNWDILFFAGHSSSQGTNGVGRIFLNQTDSLSISELKYALRKAVERGLQLAIFNSCDGLGLAEQLADLHIPQIIVMREPVPDLVAQEFLKYFLEGFAAGERFYLAVREAREQLQGLEDKFPCATWLPVICQNLAEVPSTWQDITGTIAAKQAVKPIAVSSFVRNCTQVLLTSAVITTVVVGVRFFGFLQRWELQAFDGMMRSRSVVLDEGPDPRLLLVTIDDADIAAQRRQGESLKGTSVSDKYLNLLLEKLQQYQPQAIGLDIYRDFSAESPDLIKRLQTTDNLIGVCKGSYARGNTTGIEPPPEIPEPRLGFSDFVNDDDGVVRRHLLFMRQEATSPCPTNYAFSTQLALHYLHSLGIQPQFTPQGDLQLDRMILQRLRSRRGGYQKIDTNGGQILLNYRSSKQVAEQVTLTQLLSNSVNPNAIKNRIVLIGVAAKGDFPDYWATSYGSELDKQLPGVLLQAHMISQILSAVIDRRPLLRTWHPMAEVLWIWFWGLAAGLLTWQIRHLLPRLVVIVIVSSGVIYIICLSFLIGGYWVPFVPSVLALLATVSVTSIQHSQLKSQN from the coding sequence ATGGGTAAGTTAGTAGTTCTGAAATTCTCAGACGGTAGTTTTGAAGAAGGATTTGCTGTCACACTGCAAATTGGTACAGAAGGTGAGCTACCTTCATCGGAAATTGCAGGTAAATTACCTCCAGCAACAGAATTATTACAAAAGTATAGAGAGTGGCAGTCTAGTTACCTGAAGATGGGTAACCGCTATCGCTTATCGGCAGACAAGGTACAGGTGACAAATGTATCAATAGTTCAAGACTGCGATCAAACTGCTTATACTTTGCGATCGCATCTCAATAGTTGGCTACTTGCTCCAGAATTTCGTCCCGTACGGGAAAAATGGCTAGAACAATTGTTGCCAACAGACGAAGTGCGAGTCATATTGCAAACAGATAATCGGGATCTCCAGCGATTACCTTGGCATCTTTGGGATGTGATGGAACGTTACCGTAAGGCAGAAATTGCGATCGCACCTCTAAGATACGAACGAATTGCTTCTAAAAAAACATTTAATCACAAAGTAAATATACTAGCGATTATCGGCAATAGTCAGGGAATTAATACTCAAAGAGACAAAGCTTTGTTGGAGGCTTTACCAGCAGCAGAAGTCAGCTTTTTGGTGGAACCACAACGTAAAGAATTGAATGACTTTCTGTGGCAAAAAAACTGGGATATTCTTTTCTTTGCTGGACACAGTTCTAGTCAGGGGACTAATGGTGTTGGGCGCATATTTCTCAATCAAACTGATAGCCTAAGTATTAGTGAATTAAAATACGCTTTAAGAAAAGCCGTAGAACGGGGCTTACAACTAGCAATTTTCAACTCTTGTGATGGTTTGGGATTGGCAGAACAGCTAGCCGACTTACATATCCCTCAAATAATTGTTATGCGCGAACCTGTGCCTGATTTAGTAGCGCAAGAGTTTTTAAAGTATTTTCTCGAAGGATTTGCTGCTGGTGAGCGTTTTTATTTAGCAGTGCGGGAAGCAAGAGAACAACTCCAAGGACTAGAAGATAAATTTCCCTGCGCTACTTGGTTACCAGTAATTTGCCAGAACCTTGCGGAAGTACCATCTACCTGGCAAGATATTACCGGCACAATTGCTGCGAAACAAGCAGTCAAACCAATTGCTGTCTCGTCTTTTGTACGTAATTGTACTCAAGTTTTACTTACTAGTGCAGTTATAACTACAGTAGTGGTGGGAGTAAGATTTTTTGGGTTTTTACAACGTTGGGAGTTACAAGCTTTTGATGGAATGATGCGATCGCGCTCTGTTGTGCTTGATGAAGGGCCAGATCCGCGTCTTTTGTTAGTAACAATTGATGATGCTGACATTGCAGCCCAACGCCGTCAAGGCGAATCTCTCAAAGGTACATCTGTTTCTGACAAATATCTCAATCTTTTATTGGAGAAACTTCAACAGTATCAACCTCAAGCGATCGGTTTAGATATCTACCGTGATTTCTCTGCTGAATCTCCAGATTTAATCAAACGCCTGCAAACAACCGACAATTTAATCGGGGTTTGTAAAGGTAGTTATGCCAGAGGCAATACCACTGGCATTGAGCCACCTCCAGAGATTCCCGAACCTCGTTTGGGTTTTAGCGACTTTGTCAATGATGATGATGGAGTGGTGCGTCGGCATCTACTATTTATGAGACAAGAAGCAACATCACCGTGTCCTACAAACTATGCCTTTAGTACGCAACTAGCGCTCCACTATTTACATTCTCTAGGTATTCAACCGCAGTTCACACCCCAAGGAGATTTACAACTTGATCGCATGATTTTGCAACGCTTGCGATCGCGAAGGGGTGGTTATCAAAAAATCGACACCAATGGCGGTCAAATATTGTTAAATTATCGTTCTTCTAAGCAAGTTGCCGAACAAGTAACGCTGACGCAACTTTTATCAAATTCAGTTAATCCTAACGCTATCAAAAACCGAATTGTACTCATTGGTGTTGCTGCCAAAGGTGATTTTCCAGATTATTGGGCTACATCCTATGGAAGTGAGTTAGATAAACAACTACCAGGAGTATTGCTACAAGCCCATATGATTAGCCAGATTCTTAGCGCTGTAATTGATAGACGTCCTTTACTAAGGACATGGCACCCCATGGCTGAGGTGTTGTGGATTTGGTTTTGGGGTTTAGCAGCAGGATTGCTGACTTGGCAAATACGACATTTACTACCACGCTTGGTTGTGATTGTAATTGTTTCCTCTGGAGTTATTTATATTATCTGCTTAAGTTTCTTGATTGGGGGATATTGGGTACCATTTGTACCTTCAGTATTGGCACTTCTGGCAACAGTGAGCGTCACATCAATTCAGCATTCTCAATTAAAAAGTCAAAATTAA
- a CDS encoding DUF1822 family protein: MTKFELDNKGLTLPITQAARTIAQHFANQQPTSKSAERVRLNTLCVLVVNDYLQMMNIPTDLKSSNTWNPVIRMCADVADIEIPGIGSLECRPIRLNEQFCYIPPETWEERIGYLVVQVDESQLEAKVLGFVRNVTSQELPLSQLQPLEALIEHLSPTLKSTVPESVSLSQWFAGIFETGWQTLESLWNQPEFAPDFVFRSKNLMEKIPSTQPEQFIRRGKLIDLGIQIASQFVILIVEISPYVDQQVSVRLQLHPTGSQNYLPQDVKLTVLDHSGAVFLEAQARSADNYIQLQFRGEPTEQFSVQVALNDAQVTERFVI, from the coding sequence ATGACTAAATTTGAGCTAGACAATAAGGGTTTAACTTTGCCTATTACCCAAGCAGCTCGCACAATTGCCCAGCATTTTGCCAATCAGCAACCAACTTCTAAAAGTGCTGAAAGAGTCCGTTTGAATACACTGTGTGTGCTGGTAGTCAATGACTATTTGCAAATGATGAATATTCCTACTGATTTGAAGTCTAGCAATACTTGGAACCCTGTGATACGTATGTGTGCTGATGTGGCTGATATAGAAATACCAGGAATTGGAAGTTTAGAGTGTCGTCCCATACGTCTAAATGAGCAATTTTGTTACATTCCCCCAGAAACTTGGGAAGAGCGGATCGGTTATTTAGTTGTGCAGGTAGATGAGTCTCAATTGGAAGCAAAGGTGCTAGGTTTTGTCCGTAATGTTACTTCTCAAGAACTGCCTCTGAGTCAACTGCAACCTCTAGAAGCTTTGATTGAACATCTATCACCCACACTAAAATCAACAGTTCCAGAATCAGTGAGCCTGAGTCAGTGGTTTGCAGGAATCTTTGAAACAGGATGGCAAACACTAGAATCCTTGTGGAATCAACCAGAATTTGCACCAGATTTTGTGTTTAGAAGTAAAAATTTGATGGAAAAAATTCCCTCTACTCAGCCAGAACAATTTATCCGACGAGGAAAACTGATTGATTTGGGAATCCAAATTGCTAGCCAATTCGTCATTTTGATAGTGGAAATTAGCCCTTATGTAGATCAACAAGTCAGTGTTCGCTTACAATTACATCCCACAGGTAGTCAAAATTACCTTCCACAGGATGTGAAACTTACAGTTTTAGATCACTCAGGAGCAGTGTTTTTAGAGGCTCAAGCAAGAAGTGCAGACAACTACATTCAATTACAGTTTCGAGGAGAACCCACAGAGCAGTTTAGCGTTCAAGTAGCATTGAATGATGCCCAAGTTACGGAACGCTTTGTAATTTAG